A section of the Kribbella sp. HUAS MG21 genome encodes:
- a CDS encoding VWA domain-containing protein, translating into MGVALLGLASAFLPGTARAGGDPVAQVDSVQVAPGTASFILGTANVSGRLDSQTVKVVAGRTVLPARVTPVSNATTAAVPQRAVMIVLDTSGSMAGSGIMAARQAALSYLADLPSDVEAGLLTFADQPRLVVSPTTNRTSVRDALARVEASGATTLYDAVNAAISALDAARPGPSTQRRIVVLSDGVDTSSTAKLASVTSRLAGADVPADVVAFRYGKSDASAARQLAAAAGGRVLAAQNAGELTAAFAAVARSFTARAKVDVSVPDALAGRTVTLRVSVGAASTTTTLTFAAIPAAKRVVPAYRTVWSGQLVGLLAGVFVVLLLVVLLLRRQEVRRDNARRLAEQLRYYGPHPEEAAEGPAAQTALGVVGQVLRTTGADQGLARRLDLADLKRTPAEWAALTLSASAVLAVGLVLSGLDPLLSLPIGLVAGWIGQHVYLSIRAGRRRVAFGEQLPDVLQLIVGSLRSGFSLAQAVDSVVRDGTQPAADEFSRALAETRIGVELEDGLDRVAARMECDDLRWVVMATRIQREVGGNLAEVLRNTIGTMRERAKIRRHIRAVSAEGRLSGYIIVALPLALGSWLTISKPQYMEPLFSSPIGWLLVAGGAALIVVGALWIRVLIKVEA; encoded by the coding sequence TTGGGAGTCGCTCTTCTCGGCCTGGCTTCGGCCTTCCTTCCCGGTACGGCGCGCGCGGGCGGCGACCCGGTGGCGCAGGTCGACTCCGTCCAGGTCGCTCCGGGCACCGCGAGTTTCATCCTCGGTACCGCCAACGTCTCCGGTCGCCTCGACTCGCAGACGGTCAAGGTCGTTGCCGGACGCACCGTTCTTCCCGCCCGTGTCACGCCGGTCAGCAACGCGACCACAGCCGCGGTGCCGCAGCGCGCGGTGATGATCGTCCTGGACACCAGCGGCTCCATGGCCGGATCCGGCATCATGGCGGCGCGACAGGCCGCGCTGAGCTACCTGGCCGACCTGCCGAGCGACGTCGAGGCAGGCCTGCTGACGTTCGCGGACCAACCCCGGCTCGTCGTCAGCCCGACCACGAACCGCACCTCGGTCCGCGACGCTCTGGCCCGGGTCGAGGCCTCCGGCGCCACGACGCTGTACGACGCGGTGAACGCCGCGATCTCGGCGCTCGACGCCGCTCGACCCGGTCCGTCGACCCAGCGCAGGATCGTCGTACTCTCCGACGGCGTCGACACCTCCAGTACGGCCAAGCTCGCGTCGGTGACCAGCAGGCTCGCGGGCGCGGACGTTCCGGCCGACGTCGTCGCCTTCCGGTACGGCAAGAGCGACGCCTCCGCCGCCCGGCAGCTCGCAGCGGCCGCAGGCGGCCGGGTACTGGCCGCGCAGAACGCCGGCGAACTGACGGCAGCGTTTGCCGCCGTGGCCCGTAGCTTCACCGCCCGCGCCAAGGTCGACGTCTCGGTGCCCGACGCACTGGCCGGCCGTACCGTGACGCTGCGCGTGAGCGTCGGCGCGGCGAGCACGACCACCACCCTGACGTTCGCCGCGATCCCGGCCGCGAAGCGCGTCGTACCGGCGTACCGAACTGTCTGGAGCGGTCAGCTGGTGGGTCTCCTCGCCGGTGTCTTCGTTGTGCTGCTGCTGGTCGTGCTTCTGCTGCGTCGGCAAGAGGTACGTCGGGACAACGCGCGGCGGCTCGCGGAACAGCTGAGGTACTACGGGCCGCACCCCGAAGAAGCTGCCGAAGGTCCTGCTGCGCAGACCGCGCTCGGCGTCGTCGGTCAGGTACTGCGAACCACCGGCGCCGACCAGGGACTCGCCAGGCGGCTCGACCTCGCGGACCTGAAGCGCACCCCCGCCGAGTGGGCCGCGCTCACCCTGTCCGCCTCCGCGGTCCTCGCGGTCGGGCTGGTGCTCTCGGGGCTGGATCCGCTGCTCAGCCTGCCGATCGGACTGGTGGCCGGATGGATCGGGCAGCACGTGTACCTGAGCATCCGGGCCGGGCGGCGACGGGTGGCGTTCGGCGAACAACTGCCCGACGTACTCCAGCTGATCGTCGGGTCGTTGCGCTCCGGCTTCTCGCTCGCGCAGGCCGTCGACTCCGTCGTCCGGGACGGCACGCAACCGGCCGCCGACGAGTTCTCCCGGGCCCTCGCGGAGACCAGGATCGGCGTCGAACTCGAGGACGGCCTGGACCGCGTCGCGGCCCGGATGGAGTGCGACGACCTGCGCTGGGTCGTGATGGCGACCCGGATCCAGCGCGAGGTCGGCGGCAATCTGGCCGAGGTCCTGCGGAACACGATCGGCACCATGCGCGAACGCGCCAAGATCCGCCGGCACATCCGCGCGGTCAGCGCCGAAGGACGACTGTCCGGCTACATCATCGTCGCGCTGCCGCTCGCGCTCGGCAGCTGGCTGACGATCTCCAAACCGCAGTACATGGAGCCGCTGTTCAGCAGCCCGATCGGCTGGCTGCTGGTCGCGGGCGGCGCGGCACTCATCGTCGTGGGCGCGCTCTGGATCCGCGTCCTGATCAAGGTGGAGGCGTGA
- a CDS encoding CpaF family protein: MNLTERLAQRHPHGELPADPSAARGAPDVPRRAARNADPFAGVKRSVHQGLLESLGPKLYDAHLDQRELEQRVTQTLQAVLQRDDTPMTVSDRSRVAQEVADEILGHGPLEPYLRDPGVSEIMVNGHDQVYVERDGRLRAVDAAFTDESHLRRTIDKIVSRVGRRVDDASPMVDARLPDGSRVNAVVPPIALDGSLLTIRKFAADPLTTEDLISFGTLTGPVADLLRACVRGRLNILIGGGTGSGKTTTLNVLSSYLPDDERIVTIEDAAELQLRQEHVLRLEARPANVEQRGEIAIRDLVRNALRMRPDRIIIGEVRDGAALDMLQAMNTGHDGSITTVHSNAPRDSLSRLETMVLMAGVELPQRAIREQMAAAIDLVVHQSRLKDGTRRITHITEVTGMEGDIITLQDLFLFDFHAGVDERGWFRGTLRSTGLRPGFLDRLADRGVQVPPRLFGLEEAAR; the protein is encoded by the coding sequence ATGAACCTCACCGAACGGCTTGCCCAGCGACACCCGCACGGCGAGCTGCCCGCGGACCCGTCGGCGGCCCGCGGCGCGCCCGACGTACCGCGGCGTGCCGCGCGCAACGCGGACCCGTTCGCCGGAGTCAAGCGCAGCGTGCACCAAGGCCTGTTGGAGAGCCTCGGACCCAAGCTGTACGACGCTCATCTCGACCAGCGCGAACTGGAGCAGCGGGTCACGCAGACCCTGCAGGCAGTGCTGCAGCGCGACGACACCCCGATGACCGTGTCCGACCGGTCGCGGGTCGCCCAGGAGGTCGCCGACGAGATCCTCGGCCACGGTCCGCTCGAGCCCTACCTGCGCGACCCGGGGGTCTCCGAGATCATGGTCAACGGCCACGACCAGGTCTACGTCGAGCGGGACGGCCGGCTGCGCGCGGTCGACGCGGCCTTCACGGACGAGAGCCACCTGCGGCGCACCATCGACAAGATCGTCTCCCGCGTCGGCCGCCGGGTCGACGACGCGAGCCCGATGGTGGACGCGCGGCTCCCGGACGGCAGCCGCGTGAACGCCGTCGTCCCGCCGATCGCGCTCGACGGGTCGCTGCTGACGATCCGGAAGTTCGCCGCGGACCCGTTGACCACCGAGGACCTGATCTCGTTCGGGACGCTCACCGGCCCGGTCGCCGACCTGCTGCGGGCGTGTGTCCGCGGCCGGCTCAACATCCTGATCGGCGGCGGCACCGGCTCCGGCAAGACGACGACGCTGAACGTGCTGTCGTCGTACCTGCCCGACGACGAGCGGATCGTCACCATCGAGGACGCGGCCGAGCTGCAGCTGCGGCAGGAGCACGTGCTGCGGCTCGAGGCCCGGCCCGCGAACGTGGAGCAGCGCGGCGAGATCGCGATCCGCGACCTGGTCCGCAACGCCCTGCGGATGCGGCCCGACCGGATCATCATCGGCGAGGTCCGCGACGGCGCCGCCCTGGACATGCTGCAGGCGATGAACACCGGCCACGACGGCTCGATCACGACCGTGCACTCGAACGCGCCGCGCGACTCGCTGTCCCGGCTGGAGACGATGGTGCTGATGGCCGGCGTCGAGTTGCCGCAACGCGCGATCCGCGAGCAGATGGCGGCCGCGATCGACCTGGTCGTGCACCAGTCGCGGCTGAAGGACGGGACCCGCCGGATCACTCACATCACCGAGGTCACCGGCATGGAGGGCGACATCATCACGCTGCAGGACTTGTTCCTGTTCGACTTCCACGCGGGCGTCGACGAGCGCGGCTGGTTCCGCGGCACGCTGCGGTCCACCGGTCTGCGGCCCGGCTTCCTCGACCGGCTCGCCGATCGCGGCGTCCAGGTGCCGCCGCGGCTGTTCGGCCTGGAAGAGGCAGCGCGATGA
- a CDS encoding MBL fold metallo-hydrolase: MTVHPSLAIRTIETPSLGDRSYLVHDGDVAFVVDPQRDIDRVLALLRTEAVRLTHVFETHIHNDYVTGGLALARATGATYLVNADDEVSFERTAVHDGDTIRIGERMRLRAIHTPGHTYTHLSYALTDDDRPVAVFTGGSLLYGATGRPDLLGPEHTDALVHHQHHSAHKLARALPDETRIFPTHGFGSFCSATQSEATESTIGQEKRTNPVLTQDEEEYVRDLLDALDVWPAYYAQMAPANAAGPGAPDLSLPRLADAVELRRRIEGGEWVVDLRTRTAFAAGHAPGTLNFGLDGSFATYLGWLISWGTPVTLLGDTAADVAQAQRELVRIGIDRPAAHATGGPDRWSPHAPVSFPTATFADLDLVRHHRDVVVLDVRRTDEHRAARIEGAVNIPIHELPQRVPDVPSGEVWVHCAAGYRASIAASFLHAAGRTLVAVDDTFENAAKTGLHLVGPDA, translated from the coding sequence ATGACCGTTCACCCATCGCTGGCGATCCGGACGATCGAGACGCCGTCGCTCGGGGACCGCAGCTACCTCGTCCACGACGGCGACGTGGCGTTCGTCGTCGACCCGCAACGCGACATCGACCGGGTCCTGGCGCTGCTCCGGACCGAGGCCGTGCGACTCACCCACGTCTTCGAGACCCACATCCACAACGACTACGTGACCGGCGGCCTCGCGCTCGCCCGCGCCACCGGAGCGACGTACCTCGTGAACGCCGACGACGAGGTCAGCTTCGAGCGCACCGCCGTCCACGACGGCGACACGATCCGGATCGGCGAGCGGATGCGACTGCGCGCCATCCACACACCCGGCCACACCTACACCCATCTGTCCTACGCCCTCACCGACGACGACCGGCCCGTCGCCGTGTTCACCGGCGGCTCCCTGCTGTACGGCGCCACCGGCCGGCCCGACCTCCTCGGACCGGAGCACACCGACGCCCTCGTCCACCACCAGCACCACTCGGCGCACAAGCTCGCCCGGGCGCTGCCCGACGAGACCAGGATCTTCCCGACCCACGGTTTCGGCTCGTTCTGCTCGGCGACCCAGTCGGAGGCGACCGAATCGACCATCGGGCAGGAGAAGCGCACGAACCCCGTCCTGACGCAGGACGAGGAGGAGTACGTCCGCGACCTTCTCGACGCCCTGGATGTCTGGCCCGCGTACTACGCGCAGATGGCGCCTGCCAACGCCGCGGGACCCGGCGCACCGGACCTCTCCCTCCCCCGGCTCGCCGACGCGGTCGAGTTGCGCCGCCGGATCGAGGGCGGGGAGTGGGTCGTCGACCTGCGGACCCGCACCGCTTTCGCCGCCGGCCACGCGCCCGGAACCCTGAACTTCGGCCTCGACGGCTCCTTCGCGACCTACCTCGGCTGGCTGATCTCGTGGGGCACGCCGGTCACGTTGCTCGGCGACACCGCCGCCGACGTCGCGCAGGCCCAGCGCGAACTCGTCCGGATCGGCATCGACCGCCCTGCGGCGCATGCCACCGGCGGGCCGGACCGCTGGAGCCCGCACGCCCCGGTGTCCTTCCCGACCGCGACGTTCGCCGACCTCGACCTCGTCCGGCATCACCGCGACGTCGTCGTGCTCGACGTACGCCGTACCGACGAGCACCGCGCCGCCCGCATCGAAGGCGCGGTCAATATCCCGATCCACGAGCTGCCGCAGCGCGTCCCCGACGTGCCGTCCGGCGAGGTGTGGGTGCACTGCGCCGCCGGCTACCGGGCCTCCATCGCCGCGTCCTTCCTGCACGCCGCCGGCCGCACGCTCGTCGCCGTCGACGACACGTTCGAGAACGCGGCGAAGACCGGCCTCCACCTCGTCGGCCCGGACGCCTGA
- a CDS encoding type II secretion system F family protein has protein sequence MTATVILVGGLAALGLAIVLAVVGVTARPARTGVAQALATIETHYAQQAPVEQAPERDALAALPGWLRRLAERLSPGGMAATLQRRLDLAGNPSGWTPDRILAAKGLGLFVLGGVGALYGVRTIGLAVVGAAVAGAVGFFVPDILLYNAGAKRQAKIQQALPDALDMLTVCVEAGLGFDAALAQVARNTRGPLAAEFSRVLQEIQIGTSRARALRALADRTTAPELRSFVSALVQAGELGITIADVLREQAREMRLRRRQRAEEKAEKIPVKILFPLVFCLFPSLFVVVIGPGAINIMNVFFGK, from the coding sequence ATGACGGCAACCGTGATCCTCGTCGGCGGCCTGGCCGCACTCGGACTGGCCATCGTGCTCGCGGTCGTCGGTGTCACCGCGCGGCCGGCCAGGACCGGAGTCGCCCAGGCACTGGCCACGATCGAAACGCACTACGCCCAGCAGGCGCCGGTGGAGCAGGCACCCGAGCGCGACGCGCTCGCAGCGCTCCCGGGATGGTTGCGCCGCCTTGCGGAGCGCCTGTCGCCCGGCGGCATGGCCGCGACGCTGCAGCGCCGGCTCGACCTCGCGGGCAACCCGTCCGGCTGGACACCCGACCGGATCCTCGCCGCGAAAGGACTCGGCCTGTTCGTGCTGGGTGGGGTCGGCGCGCTGTACGGCGTACGCACGATCGGCCTGGCCGTCGTCGGCGCGGCGGTCGCTGGGGCCGTCGGCTTCTTCGTGCCGGACATCCTGCTCTACAACGCCGGCGCCAAGCGGCAGGCCAAGATCCAGCAGGCCTTGCCCGACGCGCTCGACATGCTCACGGTCTGCGTCGAAGCGGGGCTGGGATTCGACGCCGCGCTCGCACAGGTCGCCCGGAACACGCGCGGTCCGCTGGCCGCGGAGTTCTCGCGCGTGCTGCAGGAGATCCAGATCGGCACATCCCGCGCCCGCGCGCTGCGGGCGCTGGCCGACCGGACGACGGCGCCCGAGCTGCGGTCGTTCGTCTCGGCGCTGGTCCAGGCCGGCGAACTGGGGATCACGATCGCCGACGTCCTCCGGGAACAGGCCCGCGAGATGCGCCTGCGCCGCCGGCAACGCGCCGAGGAGAAGGCCGAGAAGATCCCGGTGAAGATCCTCTTCCCGCTGGTCTTCTGCCTGTTCCCGTCGCTGTTCGTCGTGGTCATCGGCCCGGGAGCGATCAACATCATGAACGTCTTCTTCGGCAAGTAA
- a CDS encoding metal-sensitive transcriptional regulator, whose translation MDFEPDEIKPIVTRMKRAHGHLGSVIRMMEEGADCEAVLTQLAAVNKALARAGYAIVSTGMQRCLTDEDSDIDAAKMEKLFLALA comes from the coding sequence ATGGACTTCGAACCCGACGAGATCAAGCCGATCGTCACCCGGATGAAGCGCGCGCACGGACACCTCGGCAGCGTGATCCGGATGATGGAGGAGGGCGCGGACTGCGAGGCGGTGCTCACCCAGCTCGCCGCGGTGAACAAGGCACTGGCCCGGGCCGGCTACGCGATCGTCAGCACCGGCATGCAACGGTGCCTCACCGACGAGGACAGCGACATCGACGCCGCGAAGATGGAGAAACTCTTCCTCGCCCTGGCCTGA